The following are from one region of the Colius striatus isolate bColStr4 chromosome Z, bColStr4.1.hap1, whole genome shotgun sequence genome:
- the LOC133628805 gene encoding uncharacterized protein LOC133628805 encodes MEPGPSRHLPRNETLIFNQLDQLERQILALWAEKQELEWELERQDQQQLQRSYQGAADGVGPSSAPPYVSVPHGAPGPFPFPNSGESMHGPAVPLPEAQEPAPGAPMEPGPSGYLPGIRPGLFTVLHQLRAMTNLLWNRNQELRRELERRNQQPFQHGYRGAGPSSAPAYVSVPHRTPGPFPFPSSAESVNRPAVPLQEAQEPVPGAPMEPGPSRRWPCVRPCFYTYLEQLRAMTRLLWNRNRELRRELERRNQQPFQHGYRGARPSSAPPYVSVPHRAPGPFSFPSSAENAGSSVAASGLWVRQLPTSTPCPVASPLDWGLTLTDQSWNSRTLSREPSFSRRESWQPRWQRLLGEIAFQLDRRIVHSVFPNANRYRGFSAATIPEGIVEMVEETERGASRDLSVAAIWNYEFVMRRLWALGYVPEVHLPAIEAFIKTYGRLERSYWFLAEPNVAFLRHVVSQEVPPDLRPNAMVLLECLLQLAQEYGQPLFY; translated from the exons ATGGAGCCGGGACCCAGCAGGCACCTGCCTCGCAACGAGACATTGATCTTCAACCAGCTTGATCAGCTGGAACGCCAAATACTGGCGCTCTGGGCTGAGAAGCAAGAGCTGGAGTGGGAATTGGAGCGGCAGgaccaacagcagctccagcgcAGCTACCAGGGTGCGGCAGATGGCGtggggcccagctcagcacccccctATGTGTCTGTGCCCCACGGAGCCCCGGgaccctttcccttccccaactCTGGTGAGAGCATGCACGGACCTGCAGTGCCCTTGCCAGAGGCACAGGAGCCAGCACCAGGAGCACCCATGGAGCCAGGTCCCAGCGGGTACTTGCCTGGCATCAGGCCCGGACTCTTCACGGTCCTTCATCAGCTGAGAGCTATGACAAATCTGCTGTGGAACAGGAACCAGGAGCTGAGGCGGGAATTGGAGCGGCGGAACCAACAGCCGTTCCAGCACGGCTACCGCGGcgcagggcccagctcagcacccgcCTACgtgtctgtgccacacagaaCCCCAGgacccttccctttccccagctctgctgagagcgTGAACAGACCTGCAGTACCCttgcaggaggcacaggagccaGTGCCAGGAGCACCCATGGAGCCGGGTCCCAGCAGGCGCTGGCCTTGCGTCAGGCCCTGTTTCTACACTTACCTTGAACAACTCAGAGCCATGACCAGGCTGCTGTGGAATAGGAACCGAGAGTTGAGGCGGGAATTGGAGCGGCGGAACCAACAGCCGTTCCAGCACGGCTACCGTGGCGCaaggcccagctcagcacccccctatgtgtctgtgccacacagagccccaggacccttctctttccccagctctgctgagaacgcaggcagctctgtagcGGCCTCGGGCCTGTGGGTGCGGCAGCTGCCAACATccacaccttgtcctgttgccagcccATTGGACTGGGGGCTGACACTGACAGACCAGAGCTGGAACTCCAGAACCCTCTCTAGGGAGCCGAGCTTCAGCCGGCGAG agagctggcagccgaGATGGCAGCGGCTGCTGGGCGAGATCGCCTTCCAGCTTGACCGCCGAATCGTCCACAGCGTCTTCCCCAACGCGAATCGCTACCGCGGCTTCAGTGCCGCCACCATCCCCGAGGGAATCGTGGAG atgGTCGAGGAGACGGAGCGGGGAGCTAGCCGTGATCTGAGCGTGGCCGCAATCTGGAACTATGAGTTTGTGATGAGGCgactgtgggcactgggctaCGTCCCCGAGGTGCACTTGCCCGCAATCGAGGCCTTCATCAAAACCTACGGCCGCCTGGAGCGGTCGTACTGGTTCCTGGCCGAGCCAAACGTGGCCTTCCTGCGCCACGTGGTCAGCCAGGAGGTGCCGCCGGATCTGCGGCCCAACGCCATGGTGCTGCtcgagtgcctgctgcagctggcacaggagtACGGGCAGCCCCTCTTCTACTGA